A region of the bacterium genome:
TGCTGTATCTTATTCTATATTTTTCATGTTCTTTTGCTTTTGCAAAGAATACGCAAGTTAAAACAATAGAGCTTCCTAACAATATCAAACTGGGAAATACTTTAGCCAAAGAAACCATCTACTTAGGCGGATTTTCAGGTTTGACTTTTTCTCACCAGAAAAAAAATAAACTGTATTTTTGGACGCTGACAGATCGTGGGCCCAATGCCGAGCCCTTTGCTTTTGAAAAGAATTCAGAAAAAAGCAGACCTTTTCTCTTACCTCAATATCAATTGCAACTCGTTCAACTGGTTTATCATACTAAAAAAAACACCCTAAAAATAAAAAAACAACTCCCTTTGCAAGATCCTAAGGGTAAAAAATTAACAGGTGTTCCTAATTTATCAACCAGCCAAGATAAAAAACATCTGCATGAGCCTCCTGCTGACCTCTTGGGTAAATCATTGGCTTTAAATCCGTATAGCCTTGACCCAGAAGGAATCGCCATAGACGAAACCGGACATTTTTGGTTGGTTGACGAATATGGTCCTGCCATCATAGAGTTTAACAAAAAAGGCAAGATGTTGGCTAAATATGTTCCAGAAGGAACAGCTTATCAAAGCAAACACATTCACCCTGTTCTGCCAGAAGTCATCAAAGAACGTAAAAAAAACCGAGGTTTTGAAGCCATCAGTATTGCTAACCATAAATTGTATGCTGTTTTGCAGAGTCCTCTTCCTACAAAAAAGAAAAATGATGTCATTAGAATCATTGAGTTTGATCTTAAAAAAAGACAGACCACTGGGCAGTACATCTATCTATTAGATAACGTCAAAAAAGCTGATAAAATGGGCGGCATGACGGCTCTCAATGAAAATGAGTTCTTGGTCATAGAGAGAGATGGAAAAGATGACAAAGATGCCATTAAAAAAATATACAAAATCAACTTTGCTGCTGATAAAAACTTATTGAACAATGCTTATGATGCTACGATGTTTAACACCACCAAACTTGAAACGCTTTCAAAAAAAGAGCTGCAAAAAAAGTATGCTCTCTCTAAAACTTTATGGATGGATTTAAAAGATCATAAGTTGAATAGCCTTGCAGACAAGTATGAAGGCATAGCTTACGTTCCAACGCATAATGCATTATTTTTAATCAATGATAATGATTTTGGTATCACAGGCATTTTCAATCCAAAAACGGGAAAACTGGATAAAGGAACGCAATTGTTTAAATCGTATTTTATTCAAGTAAAACAATAAACTTGATTCAACAATAATATCAAAGACAAGGGGGAATGTCATGATCAACTATTATTATGTATTGCGAGGCTCTGCAATTGCTATAGGATTAACAATCCAATTTTCTTATGCACAATACCTAAAGCAAGACTTTTTTTCTTTATACAATCAGCTACAACAAAAAAATTTAATAGCCGATACAAGCAGTACTCGCAACAGCAACTACATTCAAATTGAAACCGCAAGCAACCTTTGTTTTAGTGACAACCATAAAGCCATTGATCACACAGACCATTTAATCCACATACTGGGCAATAGAGCTCCAAAAAGAATTGGAGAAGTATACAACCTGGATACACACAATAGATTATTGGCTCAGCACGGTATCCGAACCCGAATTAGAGCTTGGATAAACAAAAATCGCCAGCCTAAAAAAACATCGCTCACCTTTAAGTTCAACTCTGAGGGAATTGACTTTAAACAACATTATGCCTCAGATTTGCTTTCTATTGACACTTCAACACATGAACAAAAACATGAGTTGGGCATAGACTATCCTAGGGAATCGAGCATGTGTTTACTGGAAAACCTATGGAATACCTTTTCAAGTAGTTCTACCTATTCTTTAAAATATGAACCAGGCTTTGATTTTTTACCCTATACGCAAACAAAAGCCTGGAAAAACACCTTAGCTTCTACAAACCATGAATCACGCTTTACACCTTTATCTTCACTTCTAAGGGATCTCCCCTTCTCTGAAATTCAAGAGCAGCTTTTACACAATGAACTCATAAGAAATAACTTAGACCTTGATGTGTCTTTAAATACAATTGGCTTTGTCAGTGCCTTTGACCTGATGCGATGGTCTTTGCCAGTCGATGAAAACAACCTAATCAAACTCGACATCGACCAAAAAACACCGTTTTACCCACAAAAAAAAGACACACGATTTGAGATCTCCTTCAAAATCAAAGCGCACAAAGAACATTTAAATCCTAAAATATTGCTCAATTTACTTAACCTTGCCATTGAATACAAAAGCAATGGCAAGCTTAAAGCTTGCCCTCAAGAAGAAGCTTTTTCTGAGTACATTTATTTATGACACAAAAAAACTGTACGTTTAAACGTGTTCTCTTGCTAAGGTGAGGCTGGTGCATCTAAATGATCCACCCAGCTTGATGGGCTCAGAGTAACTGAGCGTTTCTACTTTAAAACCATGTTGTTTTAACTCACTACGAAGTCTTTGCTGTTGTTGCTCTACAATAATGGTTTCTGGGTTTAGAACTACAACATTGGTAGCCAATTGTTTTGCCTCTTCATCATTAACCTCAATCAAAGTATATTTTTTTTGCAAATATTGAACATCTTGTTCTTTAAAGCTAGCACGATGAATAACGGCTTTATCTTTAGATAGAATCATTAAACGCGTATCAAGATGCATGATATTCTCACCCAGGTTCAATACTTTAACGTCAACATCATGCAAAGCAAGCTCATCAATGGCTTCCTGTGATGTACGGCTACTTAACCCAACCAAGACTTCATCCTCTGTAGGCATAACATCACCGCCTTCAATGTGACCGGATGTAATTTCTATACACTGGCTTTGGTCAATCGAGGCTTGATCAAAGGTGTTAGCCAATTGATCAAATTCTCCATTGCGTTCTTTGAATTTTCTATTTTGGCTGTAAAACAATTTCTCACCAACAACAAAGGCAACATCTCGTGTATACATCTGCCATGGTAAGTTTTTTTTTGCTTCGATTTCAATTAAATCTACCTTGTATGCGTGTAAAAGCTCCAAAAAAGCTTCTTGTTGCTGAACCAAGAGATTGATATCCCAGACTTCCTTTAGTGAGTGAAATTTATGAAACTCAGGGTCTTGGCTAAGGTAGTTTTTTGCGCTTGGCGAGTATAGACCCGAACAGTAAGCAACTGATTTTAAGGGCGCATATTCATTTTTTACATTCAGCTGCATAAATTTTTCTCGTTGCACTTTATGTGCCTTTTCATCACATGTCAAACCTGGCTCATATTGATAAAAATTGATCTTGATAACATTGCCAAAGGTTTTTTGAATACTCTTCTAGCTGTTTTTGATCAAACTTCAAAGCTCTATAGGCTTGTGCAATATTATTGACATCATCACGTTCTAAAAACGCTCTACGTTTTGGGTTTTGTTCAAATCTCTGCCAATACGTTTGCTCACGTTGACTGTAGATGGCATCTATTTTTTGTTGATCAAACATTTGATACCTTTCTTCATGTAAAACCGCCTGCATCGGTAAACGCTCTATTCTTTTTTTATCTTCGGCTGCATAGCCTAAACAAATTGTTGTTACCGGAACCACTAGCTTAGGCAAATTGAGTATACTGACAATATCTTTGATTCCCGTTAAGGTTGAGCCCATATAACAGGTTCCTAAACCCATAGCTTCGGCCGCCACCACCACATTTTGTGCCAATAGGCTGGCATCAATAATGCCTCTGATAAGACTCACTTCATTGGCAAAAGAAGTTTTGGCTTCTCGTGTATCAAACCAGCGCTGCATTCTATGCAAATCTGCGCAAAAGGTAATTAAAACTGGCGCTTGCAGAATCATGGCTTGCTCACCATGCGCCGCATACAATTTTTGTTTTTGCTGCTCATCCTTACTGACAACCATCGCATAAAATTGCATGTTGCCCGATGTTGCTGCCCGCGTTCCGGTTTGCAAAATTTTTTGTAACAGCGCCTCGTCTACAGCTTTGTCCTGGTATTGACGAATTGAACCATGACCATCCAATAAAGCTAAAAAATCTAAACTCATCGCATTCCAATAAATGAATCTCGCTCAACAGGCAAATTTATCTTTAGCTATGACCTACCTGGAAAAAGATGCGTTTATCCCTGTCTAAACATAAGGTGCGATAGGCTGTTCAAAACTTAGAAGCCAATTTTCTATTTGCCTATCATCAATACGTCTGAACATTTCATAGCCGTGTGCAAACACAGTAACCGTTGTCCATAAGCCCCCTTGCGGAACAGGACAATTGTCATAGGGTGCATTAACCAGATTTGTAGCCCCCGTTACACCATCTAGGCGGTCTTTCATGGGTTCAATGTCAATGCTGTTTTGAGAATCCGCTCCAAGATAGCGCTCTATAGGATTTTCCCAAAGAAAGGAATCTGGATTATCAATTTCCATATTCAAAATACAATTTAAGGCACCCATATCCCCAGCAGTAAAAACATGGTGCGTTTCATCATGAAAATTGTATTTCAAAGGACCTGACATGCCTTCAATGTAATCTGCCTTGAGCATTTTTGTTTCTAGATTGTAGGACAACTTAAAAAATGATGGAATGCAAACTTGCTCTGGACATAAAGTAGAATAGACTTCTCTATGCAACACTGAGTTTTTATGCCATTGAATCTTTAATTTTATTTTTTTTGCTGCATCTTTTTTAGACTTAAGTGGCTCCAGCACGGCGTATTGCAAGTCAAAAGCAACATTGGACGTATGATACTCATTCAGGTTATCGTTTTCTGCAGAATAAAATTGAATCCCAAAATCAATGATCTGGTCTGGAACATGGACTGTTGCATAATTGATCCACTTTCTTGTGTTCGCATTGAGTTCTGCAATAGAATTGTTTTTTAAAATTTTTTGAATGACTCTATCTTGATAAGAGAGCTCTGGAACAGTGTTATTTTGAACTTGAGTAACTGCTTCAGAATGTTCTTGTGCAGCTTGAGAATACTCCTTGGGTTTTCTTTGACTGGACTTTAAATCACCTTGCACTTCTTTTGGTCTGGCTTGCCATATATTTTTTTTTACTGTTTTTACAACAGGAGTATAGCTGTTTTGAGATGTTTTCTGCTTTAGCTTTGGATTGCAGCCTGCGTTTACAATTAATGCAATAAAAAACAGACTAAACCATACCGTATTATT
Encoded here:
- a CDS encoding esterase-like activity of phytase family protein, encoding MTITFKVKKQYVLYLILYFSCSFAFAKNTQVKTIELPNNIKLGNTLAKETIYLGGFSGLTFSHQKKNKLYFWTLTDRGPNAEPFAFEKNSEKSRPFLLPQYQLQLVQLVYHTKKNTLKIKKQLPLQDPKGKKLTGVPNLSTSQDKKHLHEPPADLLGKSLALNPYSLDPEGIAIDETGHFWLVDEYGPAIIEFNKKGKMLAKYVPEGTAYQSKHIHPVLPEVIKERKKNRGFEAISIANHKLYAVLQSPLPTKKKNDVIRIIEFDLKKRQTTGQYIYLLDNVKKADKMGGMTALNENEFLVIERDGKDDKDAIKKIYKINFAADKNLLNNAYDATMFNTTKLETLSKKELQKKYALSKTLWMDLKDHKLNSLADKYEGIAYVPTHNALFLINDNDFGITGIFNPKTGKLDKGTQLFKSYFIQVKQ
- a CDS encoding arginine deiminase family protein codes for the protein MQREKFMQLNVKNEYAPLKSVAYCSGLYSPSAKNYLSQDPEFHKFHSLKEVWDINLLVQQQEAFLELLHAYKVDLIEIEAKKNLPWQMYTRDVAFVVGEKLFYSQNRKFKERNGEFDQLANTFDQASIDQSQCIEITSGHIEGGDVMPTEDEVLVGLSSRTSQEAIDELALHDVDVKVLNLGENIMHLDTRLMILSKDKAVIHRASFKEQDVQYLQKKYTLIEVNDEEAKQLATNVVVLNPETIIVEQQQQRLRSELKQHGFKVETLSYSEPIKLGGSFRCTSLTLAREHV
- a CDS encoding nitroreductase family protein; translation: MSLDFLALLDGHGSIRQYQDKAVDEALLQKILQTGTRAATSGNMQFYAMVVSKDEQQKQKLYAAHGEQAMILQAPVLITFCADLHRMQRWFDTREAKTSFANEVSLIRGIIDASLLAQNVVVAAEAMGLGTCYMGSTLTGIKDIVSILNLPKLVVPVTTICLGYAAEDKKRIERLPMQAVLHEERYQMFDQQKIDAIYSQREQTYWQRFEQNPKRRAFLERDDVNNIAQAYRALKFDQKQLEEYSKNLWQCYQDQFLSI